The genomic DNA ACTCGCACCTCACGTTCAGCACCTTCAACCAAAACCTGGGCTTGATTGAGGGCGGGCGCGACAGCCTGAGCGGCCGCTTCGTGCGCGACGTGGCGGTGGGCGGCCAAGTGGAATCGCGCATCGTGACCGATAGCGAGCTGGGCGGCTACACGCTGTTCGTGCCGCGCCAGCGCATCAATCACCTGCGCTTTGGCACCGATAATAACTTTATTATCGGCGACCAGGGCGGGCGGCTCACGCTGCAAGTGAACTACCAGCAGAACCTGCGCCGCGAGTTTGGCGACGTGCTCGCGCCCGACACGCCACAGCTGTATTTCCAGCTGCGCACCGTGGACTACGCCGTGCGCTACTACCTGCCCGAGCTAAAGGGCTGGAACCTGGCCGTGGGCACCACCGGCCTGCGCCAGCAAAACCGCAACCTGGCCACCGAATTCCTGATTCCGGCTTACAACATGACCGAGGGCGGCGTGTTTGGGGTGGTGAGGCGGTCGTTTGGCGGGCTCGACCTCAGCGGCGGGCTGCGCTACGACGTGCGCCGCATCGCGGCCCAAAGCCTGTACCTGGACGCCAACGAGCGCCCTACCCCCCCCACCGCGCCCGGTGCCGCGACCAAGTTTCCGGGCTTCCTGAGCACGTTTGATAACTACAGCGGCAGCCTGGGCGCGTCGTATGCCGTCAATGAGCGCCTCACGGTGAAGGGCAATATTTCGCGGGGCTTTCGGGCACCCAACATTGCCGAGCTGGGGGCCAACGGCGTGCACGAGGGCACCATCCGCTATGAAGTGGGTAACACCAATCTAAAGGCCGAAACCAGCCTGCAGGTAGATGCCGGCGTGAGCTACGTGACGGACCACGTGCGCTTTTCGGTCGATGCGTTTGAGAACAGCATCAGCAATTACATCTTTGAGCAGCGCGTGCTGAACCGGGCGGGCACCGACTCGCTGGTGGCGACGGGGCCGCCCGCCATTGGCTTGTTCAACTACGTGCAGGGCCAGGCGCGGCTGATGGGCGGCGAGGTGACGCTCGATTTTCATCCGCACCCGCTCGACTGGCTGCACTTCGAAAACTCATTTTCGATGGTGCGCGCCCGCCAGCTGGACGCGCCCGAAGGCCAGCAGTTTCTGCCCTTCATCCCGGCCGACCGCCTGCAAAGCGAGCTGCGCGGCAATTTCCGCCGCCAGGGCAAGCGCCTCACCAACGTATATGCCCGCTTTCAGCTGGAGCAGACCTTCGCCCAAAACCGCTTCTTCGCCGCCTTCAACACCGAAACCGCTACCCCGGCCTACACCTTGTTCAACGCGGGGGTAGGGACCGACGTGGCCGACGCCAAGGGCCGAACCATGTTCTCGCTCTACCTCGCGGCCAATAACCTGTTCGACGTGGCCTACCAGAGTCACCTCAGCCGCCTCAAGTACGAGGAAACCAACAATGCCACCGGCCGGCGCGGCGTGTATAATCTGGGCCGCACACTGAGCGTGAAAGTGGTGGTGCCGCTGGTGTTTAAGTAGGCGAGCTTCAAGCAGTGCGGAGGCATAGCCAA from Hymenobacter psoromatis includes the following:
- a CDS encoding energy transducer TonB, which gives rise to MFRTFLLLLLGSTVGFPISAVAQAPPRRAQAAAFGGRLTDATTNEPLPGANVVFPDLKQGTATDADGRFSFSNLPRGRFTVLITSLGYNTVSQTIDTGNGQPLNVALKPAATEIGQVVVTGVSQATQLRRSPVPTTVVDRTRLNQTSSTNVIDAIAHTPGISQITTGAAISKPVVRGLGYNRVVTLNNGAKQEGQQWGDEHGIEIDEFSIDRAEIIKGPGSLLYGSDAMAGVINFLAPDPVADGRIIGTATANYQTNNHQQGYSFENAGNINGLNWLARGTRKVAGDYQNRYDGRVFNSGFNEWDANGYLGLNKSWGYSHLTFSTFNQNLGLIEGGRDSLSGRFVRDVAVGGQVESRIVTDSELGGYTLFVPRQRINHLRFGTDNNFIIGDQGGRLTLQVNYQQNLRREFGDVLAPDTPQLYFQLRTVDYAVRYYLPELKGWNLAVGTTGLRQQNRNLATEFLIPAYNMTEGGVFGVVRRSFGGLDLSGGLRYDVRRIAAQSLYLDANERPTPPTAPGAATKFPGFLSTFDNYSGSLGASYAVNERLTVKGNISRGFRAPNIAELGANGVHEGTIRYEVGNTNLKAETSLQVDAGVSYVTDHVRFSVDAFENSISNYIFEQRVLNRAGTDSLVATGPPAIGLFNYVQGQARLMGGEVTLDFHPHPLDWLHFENSFSMVRARQLDAPEGQQFLPFIPADRLQSELRGNFRRQGKRLTNVYARFQLEQTFAQNRFFAAFNTETATPAYTLFNAGVGTDVADAKGRTMFSLYLAANNLFDVAYQSHLSRLKYEETNNATGRRGVYNLGRTLSVKVVVPLVFK